From the Nostoc sp. PCC 7107 genome, the window TACTTTGTCACTAGTGAATTTAGGGGTGGAAATTCAAGGTAAAACGGCCCAAGAAGTACAGCAAGAAGCTGCTAAGAAGTCATCGGCTGTGGTTGCTTTGCTCAAAAGCCGCAATGTCGAAAAACTAGAAACTACAGGTATTCGCCTCAACCCTGTTTACAGTTACACCAATAATGTGCAACGAATTACTGGTTATTCTGCTAGTAATACTGTGAGTTTTCGCATCGCCACCGAAAAAGCTGGGACATTGTTAGACGATGCGGTGAAAGCTGGGGCAACGCAAATTAACGGTGTTAGTTTTATTGCTAGTGATGAAGCGATCGCTGCTGCTCGTCAAGTAGCATTAAAAGAAGCAACTCAAGATGCTCAACAGCAAGCTGACGCTGTTTTCAGTGCTTTAGGTCTGAAATCTAAAGAAATAGTCACTATTCAAGTTAATAACGCCAGCGCCCCCCCACCACCTGTATTTTTACGCGCCCAGG encodes:
- a CDS encoding SIMPL domain-containing protein — translated: MSRAALSGSQFRAAKLWKSLPLALLLFVTLVLPASAQEKEKLWRTLTVSGRGMESVPTTLSLVNLGVEIQGKTAQEVQQEAAKKSSAVVALLKSRNVEKLETTGIRLNPVYSYTNNVQRITGYSASNTVSFRIATEKAGTLLDDAVKAGATQINGVSFIASDEAIAAARQVALKEATQDAQQQADAVFSALGLKSKEIVTIQVNNASAPPPPVFLRAQAAKVADEVSTPVVGGEQEIEASVTLQISY